In the genome of Lonchura striata isolate bLonStr1 chromosome 22, bLonStr1.mat, whole genome shotgun sequence, one region contains:
- the DIPK1B gene encoding divergent protein kinase domain 1B produces the protein MRRIRRLVHLVLFCPLSKGLQGRLPGIKVKYLLVVWLGIFVGSWVAYMHYSSYSELCRGHVCRMIICDQYKKGIISGSTCKDLCEERILLFQHCLSSSPSQQVYRGLWRDREVIIKCGIGEALRADSRPDSVPRRDVVLFDKPTRGTSMDEFKEMLLNFLKSKLGDQPSLPALVSRIITMADVNRDGKVSLAEAKSIWALLQLNEFLLMFSLHEKEHTAKLLGHCGDLYVTEKIPHTSLYGVDVPPFLQSLLPSIAHQLIHQWFAPAWPRRAKIAIGLLEFVEEIFHGTYGNFYICESSLRNVGYNDKYDFKMVKLRKVATEMTIRGFLKGRHCEQNGDCTYGRDCTATCDKLLKQCKSDVVQPNLAKVCGLLQDYLLYGAPLELKEELQKQLRTCMTLSGLASQMEVHHSLVLNNLKTLLWKKISNTKYS, from the exons GGCCGCCTCCCGGGCATCAAGGTGAAGTACCTGCTGGTGGTGTGGCTGGGCATCTTCGTGGGCAGCTGGGTGGCCTACATGCACTACTCGTCCTACTCGGAGCTGTGCCGCGGCCACGTCTGCCGGATGATCATC TGTGACCAGTACAAGAAAGGGATCATTTCTGGCTCCACGTGTAAAGACCTGTGTGAGGAGCGCATCCTCCTCTTCCAGCactgcctctcctcctcccccagccagCAG gTTTACAGAGGGCtctggagggacagggaggtgatCATCAAATGTGGCATCGGGGAAGCGCTGAGGGCCGACAGCCGCCCGGACTCTGTGCCCAGGAGGGACGTGGTGCTCTTCGACAAACCCACACGGGGAACCTCCATGGATGAGTTCAAGGAAATGCTCCTCAACTTCCTGAAG TCCAAGCTGGGGGATCAGCCATCTCTTCCTGCCTTGGTGAGCCGGATCATCACCATGGCAGACGTGAACCGTGacgggaaggtgtccctggcagaAGCCAAATCCATCTGGGCGCTGCTTCAGCTCAACGAGTTCCTCCTCATGTTCTCCCTGCATGAGAAGGAGCACACGGCCAAGCTGCTGGGGCACTGTGGGGACCTTTATGTCACCGAGAAGATCCCCCACACGTCCCTGTACGGGGTGGATGTCCCCCCTTTCCTGCAGTCCCTGCTGCCTTCCATCGCCCACCAGCTCATCCACCAGTGGTTCGCGCCGGCCTGGCCCCGGCGCGCCAAGATCGCCATCGGCCTGCTGGAGTTCGTGGAGGAAATCTTCCACGGGACCTACGGGAACTTCTACATCTGCGAGAGCAGCCTCAGGAACGTGGGCTACAACGACAAGTACGACTTCAAAATGGTGAAGCTGCGCAAGGTGGCGACGGAGATGACAATCAGAGGATTCCTCAAGGGCCGGCACTGCGAGCAGAACGGGGACTGCACCTACGGGCGGGACTGCACGGCCACGTGTGACAAGCTGCTGAAGCAGTGCAAGAGCGACGTGGTGCAGCCCAACCTGGCCAAGGTGTGCGGGCTGCTGCAGGACTATCTGCTCTACGGAGCTCCCCTGGAGCTGAAGGAAGAGCTGCAGAAGCAGCTCCGAACGTGCATGACCCTCAGTGGCCTGGCCAGCCAGATGGAAGTGCACCACTCCCTCGTGCTCAACAACCTCAAGACCTTGCTCTGGAAGAAGATTTCCAACACCAAATATTCCTAA